The genome window CCTATCTTCGTACTAGGGTTTTTCGCATCCCCCACATTAAGGGATTTTACCGCCTCTACCAAACGCTCCACAAAGGCATCATAAACAGTATTTAACACAATCACCCGACTACAAGCCGAGCATTTTTGCCCACTAAAACCAAAAGCCGACTGGACGACTCCTGCCACCCCTTGATCTAAATCAGCGCTTTCATCGATGATAATGGCATTTTTGCCCCCCATCTCAGCGATAACTTTTTTGAGGTGTTTTTGCTTCGGTTGCAATATGGCTGCATCGGCATAAATCTTACAACCCACTTCCCTTGAACCAGTAAAGGCGATTAAATGTATATCAGGATGTTTTACCAAATAATCTCCTACCACCGAACCTTTACCAGGTATATATTGAAATACTCCCTTGGGAATTCCTGCTTCTATCAAAATTTCGGCAATTTTTGCCCCAATTACCGTACTGGTAGCCGCAGGTTTGAGTAAGGCACAGTTACCAGCTGCCAAGGCCGCCACCGTCATGCCCGTGGCAATGGCAAAGGGAAAATTCCAAGGAGAGATAATCAGGGCGATGCCTTTGGGTTGATAAAAATAACGGTCATTTTCCCCTGCCACGTCATAGTTATAACCCTGCTCTAATCGTTCCATTTCCGAGGCATAGTAGCGACAAAAATCGATCGCCTCTGACACTTCAGGATCACCTTCTTTAACGATTTTACCCACCTCAAAACACATCCAAGCGGTTAATTCATGGCGTTTTTGCTCCATAATATCCGCCGCTTTGCGTAGAATCTCCGCTCTTTCCGTGGCGCTAGTTTTGCTCCAAGTTTTAAAGGCTTCCTTGGCACTCTTCATGGCTTCATCGGCTTGGGAAACGGACATTAGGCCAATTTTACCGACAATTTGGGAGGGATTGCAGGGGTTAACGGAATCTATATATTCCTCGGTTTGCGCATATTTCCCGTCGATAAGGGGCAGGTAGGTTTTACCCAATTGATTGTTAACCACGGTGAGGGCTTGTCTGGCTTTTACGAGGTTGCTTTCTCTACCGTAGTCGGTGTCTGGGGCAGGGTTAAAGCCGCTCTTATTAAGGGGGGTTGGGGGGATCTCTTTTTCCCCTTCTATAGGGGAAACTTCCTCTTTTGGTTCAAGATGATGGACAGGGGGAGCGATTAATTCATCGATGGGTTTTTCCTCTGAATTTTGCCGTAAAAAGGAGCTATTGGCAGTATTTTCGAGCAAACGGCGGATAAGGTAAGCCATACCAGGTAATAGTTTTCCATAGGGGGCATATACCCTCACTCGATAACCTTTTTTTACAATAGCTTTGGCGAGATTTTCTCCCATGCCGTAGAGTATCTGGCATTCAAATCTGCGCTTGGGAATTTTTAGAGTTTCGGCAATGGCGATCGCATTTGCTTGGGTTCTAACATTGTGAGAGGCGATCGCACTATACAAATATTGATGATTTTCGAGGAGAAGACGAATAAGATTTTCGTAATTAATATCCGTTTCCGGTTTTTGGTTAAATACGGGCTGTTGCCAGTGATTTTGCTGAGATTTAATAGTTTCTTGATCCCAATATGCCCCTTTCACTAATCTAACAGTAATAGGATTTCCCCGTTTTTTTGCCCACTCAATCCAGCTTAATAAATCCTTTTCTGAATCCCGTAAATAACCTTGAATTGTCACCCCAATATCTGTGCGGGAGCGAAATTCTTCCTCCATCAATAATTCTTGTAAGATAGATATGGTAACGTCCTTATAGGCATATTGTTCCATATCAAAGTGTACCGCTGCACGTTTTTCCTTGGCGTGTCTGAGAAGGGTACGAATGCGATCGCACACCTTAACTTTACTACCTTCTGGGTCAATAGGATCAAACTGCGAGTAAAAAGCCGTCAACTTAACGGATACCTGCACCTTCGCCAAATCTTCTCCATCCGCAGTATCAATTTCAGGAATAGTTGACCATTTTTGAGCCTGATTACTTAATTGAGTAATTAACTCAAGGTAACTTTGTAGATAAGACTCCGCCTCTGTTTCCGTGATTACCGCTTCCCCTAACAAATCGATGGTAAAGCCCATTTTTTCCTTACGCATCTTTTCTACCGCCCGAATTACCTCCTTGATGGTTTCCCCCGAAATATACTTATAAGCAAGGGTTTCCACCGCTTTAGTAATGGTTGCCGAGGCAATTTGGGCAGGAGGTGAATTAGGATCACTAAAATTAAGAATGCCCTTAAGAGCATCAGGTAATTCTACCTCTTCCGTGGTTAAATACTGTTGAAAATGTCGAGCAACTTCTGGCTTACTCTGTAATGCAGGTAACGCATCAATGAAGCGGAATAATTGAACTCTTAAACCGGGGTTACTCATAGTCCACCCCATCAATTTATCGTCAAATTGTACCTGCTCTTTTAACTTACTAAAGATGTTTCCTTTTTGTCTCGTGGCTTGGATCAAATCCCTTGCAATGTTTTGTGTCGTTTCTTCGTAAGATGAGATCTGACTGTTTATAGCTACCATAAAACTCCCCTAATAAATATAATAAAATAACTCTAATTTTTCTTGGCAACTTAAAGTTTGCTATGCTAATATCGCATAATAATATTTTGTTTCACATTATAATATTATCACTAAAATTATTAGATTGAGTATTTTGTTACCGTTTAATACAACCCTTTTTTCTAAATAATTAAGTATTTATCCTTACTAAGATAAAAAAAGGTTATTCGTATTAATAAAAATAAAAAATAAATTATGAAAAAAAAGCAATTATTTATTTACGTTTTATTAGGAATATTCGGAGTATCTATCGTTGCGATCGCCCTTTTAAACATAAAAGTTAACTATAAACAGGAAAAATATATTAATCAAGCGGATACATTTTTCGATAATTTTAACGCGGAAACTTCTAACGATAACCATATAGTATTAGATTCCTATTTACAACAAATTGGACTAGGCAAAGTCAACAAAAGTGATAACAATGGAGAAAATAGTTCCTCCCCTGAAATGGAAGAAACTTTAGTATCATTAAACACTTTTTTTGAAAAACAAAGACAAATTAATAGTAATTATATAGAACCAATTCCCGAAGATTTAAAATTTTTCTTAAAAGAAAAAGAACAAGAAATTATTGATCTACGGAACTATATTTTAAGTATAAAATCTCTTCATTGGGAATATAATCTTAATAATAATTTTAGAGATCCGTTAAGCTATGAAATTCCTTACTTTATTAATATAGTAGCAGCTCAAAAAATTTTAATGTTATATAGTTTGTCAGAGTATTTTCAAGGAAACAAAGAAGAAGTTAACAAAACATTAGAGGCTTCTTTTCAGTTAAACAAATTCATTCAATCTCAACCCTATTTAATAGCTCAACTAGTAGCTTTAATTAATACGCAAGACCAAATAAGATTGTTAAGACAAACATTACCATTAACTGTTTATTGGAGAGAAAACTTAAACAACTATTATTATGATTATTCCCAGGGAATATTGAATGCACTTAAAATAGAAGCATATTTTATAGGTAGTCCTTTTATATTTTCTGAAAATTTGAGTAATAAACCCATTGCTAAATTCATTCAAAAACCCTATTTTCAATTTATGAGTCAAGATTTAGGTAATCGTCTGTTAAAAAGATTTTCTAATCTTGAAAACAAAAGTATTTGCCCGTTAGATATCGCTTCAGGAGAATCGCTTTCTGATAACATTCCATGGTGGAATTATTTAGGACAAATAGCAACACCTAACTTTGGGGAACAATGGTTAAGGGCAAATTTATTAATGTTAGATTGGGAGTTGACAAAAAATATATTAGAAGTAGAAGATATTCGACAAAAAGAAGGAAATTTTCCCAATAATTTAAACAGCTTAAATTCTACTGTGTGTGAGGGTAAAAATTGGGATTATAGACTTGCTAATAATCAAGCTTTTCTCAATTTTGAACAAAATTATCCAGAAGATAGTTTGATACTTAATAGTAATACGGTTTTTTTACCTTTAAATTTTACCTTGAAGTAAAAATTCATATGCCTTTATACTTGACTTGTATTAATTGATGGACAACGGGCAAAAGATCAGAAAGAATAAACAAGAACATATATACGAGTATAAAAATGAAAATTGCGATCTTATCCCAAGATAGTAACCTTTATTCCACCAGAAGATTAAGGGAGGCAGCAGAAAAAAGAGGACATCAAGTTAGGGTGGTAAATTTCCTCCGTTGTTATATGAATATTACTTCTCATAACCCTTCCGTGGTTTATGGGGGGAAAACTTTGGAAAATTTTGATGCGATTATTCCTCGCATTGGGGCTTCTAAAACTTTTTATGGTTTGTCGGTAGTCAGACAGTTTGAAGTGATGGGGGTTTTTAGTGCTAATGAGTCTCAGGCAATTTCTCGCTCTAGGGAT of Cyanobacterium sp. HL-69 contains these proteins:
- the putA gene encoding bifunctional proline dehydrogenase / delta 1-pyrroline-5-carboxylate dehydrogenase PutA, which translates into the protein MVAINSQISSYEETTQNIARDLIQATRQKGNIFSKLKEQVQFDDKLMGWTMSNPGLRVQLFRFIDALPALQSKPEVARHFQQYLTTEEVELPDALKGILNFSDPNSPPAQIASATITKAVETLAYKYISGETIKEVIRAVEKMRKEKMGFTIDLLGEAVITETEAESYLQSYLELITQLSNQAQKWSTIPEIDTADGEDLAKVQVSVKLTAFYSQFDPIDPEGSKVKVCDRIRTLLRHAKEKRAAVHFDMEQYAYKDVTISILQELLMEEEFRSRTDIGVTIQGYLRDSEKDLLSWIEWAKKRGNPITVRLVKGAYWDQETIKSQQNHWQQPVFNQKPETDINYENLIRLLLENHQYLYSAIASHNVRTQANAIAIAETLKIPKRRFECQILYGMGENLAKAIVKKGYRVRVYAPYGKLLPGMAYLIRRLLENTANSSFLRQNSEEKPIDELIAPPVHHLEPKEEVSPIEGEKEIPPTPLNKSGFNPAPDTDYGRESNLVKARQALTVVNNQLGKTYLPLIDGKYAQTEEYIDSVNPCNPSQIVGKIGLMSVSQADEAMKSAKEAFKTWSKTSATERAEILRKAADIMEQKRHELTAWMCFEVGKIVKEGDPEVSEAIDFCRYYASEMERLEQGYNYDVAGENDRYFYQPKGIALIISPWNFPFAIATGMTVAALAAGNCALLKPAATSTVIGAKIAEILIEAGIPKGVFQYIPGKGSVVGDYLVKHPDIHLIAFTGSREVGCKIYADAAILQPKQKHLKKVIAEMGGKNAIIIDESADLDQGVAGVVQSAFGFSGQKCSACSRVIVLNTVYDAFVERLVEAVKSLNVGDAKNPSTKIGPVVDASAQARILEYIEKGKEQGTLAIQVEAPDHGYFVPPTVFTDITQDAVIAQEEIFGPVLAVIKADNFDHALNIANGTDYALTGGLYSRTPAHIDRAYKEFEVGNVYINRGITGAIVARQPFGGFKLSGVGSKAGGPDYLLQFLEPRVVTENIQRQGFAPIEGADN